One part of the Paraglaciecola sp. L3A3 genome encodes these proteins:
- the rpoB gene encoding DNA-directed RNA polymerase subunit beta → MVYSYSEKKRIRKDFGKRPQVLEIPYLLSIQLDSFKKFIDLDVDGQHGLEAAFRSVFPIKSYSGNAELQYVSYRLGEPVFDVKECQIRGVTFSAPLRVKLRLVLFDREAAPGTVKDIKEQEVYMGEIPLMTDNGTFVINGTERVIVSQLHRSPGVFFDHDKGKTHSSGKVLYNARVIPYRGSWLDFEFDPKDNLFVRIDRRRKLPATIMLRALEMPTEEILGLFFETNQVRVQGEKFLSDVVPDRLRGETAQFDILDADGKVLVETGRRISARHTRALEKAKITELEVPAEYLVGRVFARDYINEETGEVTVSANDELTLENLAELVASGVTAFDTLYINELDHGAYISDTLRIDNSTNKLEALVEIYRMMRPGEPPTKDAAETLFTNLFFSEDRYDLSSVGRMKFNRRIGREESTGAGTLNKEDIVAVMKQLITIRDGKDEVDDIDHLGNRRIRSVGEMAENQFRVGLVRVERAVKERLSLGDLDAVMPQDLINAKPISAAVKEFFGSSQLSQFMDQNNPLSEVTHKRRISALGPGGLTRERAGFEVRDVHATHYGRLCPIETPEGPNIGLINSLSSFARTNDFGFLETPYRKIVDGLITDEIDYLSAIEEGQYAIAQANVVLDDDGRLADDLIPCRFRGETTLMSVADIKYMDVSPQQIVSVAASIIPFLEHDDANRALMGANMQRQAVPTLIAEKPLVGTGMEKTVAVDSGVTVVAKRGGTVDYVDASRIVIKVNENEMAAGEAGIDIYNLTKYTRSNQNTCINQKPTCNVGEPIVAGDVLADGPSTDLGELALGQNMRIAFMPWNGYNFEDSILISERVAMEDRFTSIHIQELSCIARDTKLGPEEISADIPNVGESALGKLDESGVVYIGAEVKGGDILVGKVTPKGETQLTPEEKLLRAIFGEKASDVKDTSLRVPNSVRGTVIDVQVFTRDGVEKDKRAREIEDMQLREVKKDLSDEFNILADGIFARATNLLLKAGVEQTKLDNLPRDKWFDLTLDDEDLQLELDQIAEQHGEIKSDFDTKFEIKRRKITQGDDLAPGVLKIVKVYLAVKRHIQPGDKMAGRHGNKGVISTIQPVEDMPYDENGTPVDIVLNPLGVPSRMNIGQVLETHLGMAASGIGVKIDRMLKEHEEMAKLRSFLKEVYSAGKSHQNVDIDNFTDDEVNRLADNLRKGVPMATPVFDGATEAEIKHMLTLADIPESGQITLFDGRTGRAFERPVTVGYMYMLKLNHLVDDKMHARSTGSYSLVTQQPLGGKAQFGGQRFGEMEVWALEAYGAAYTLQEMLTVKSDDVNGRTKMYKNIVDGDHRMEPGMPESFNVLLKEIRSLGINIELEEQ, encoded by the coding sequence ATGGTTTACTCTTATAGCGAAAAGAAACGTATCCGTAAGGATTTTGGCAAACGCCCACAGGTATTGGAAATACCGTATCTACTTTCAATCCAGTTAGATTCTTTTAAGAAGTTTATTGACCTAGATGTAGATGGTCAACATGGACTGGAAGCGGCATTTCGATCAGTTTTTCCAATCAAAAGTTACTCCGGTAACGCTGAATTGCAATATGTAAGTTACCGTTTAGGTGAGCCAGTATTTGATGTTAAAGAATGTCAAATTCGTGGTGTTACATTTTCTGCGCCATTGCGCGTAAAATTGCGTTTAGTGTTGTTCGATAGAGAAGCAGCACCTGGTACAGTTAAAGACATTAAAGAGCAAGAAGTATACATGGGTGAAATACCACTCATGACTGATAACGGTACATTCGTTATCAATGGTACTGAACGTGTTATTGTCTCTCAATTGCACCGTTCTCCAGGCGTGTTCTTTGATCACGACAAAGGAAAAACACACTCCTCTGGTAAAGTATTATATAACGCTCGTGTTATTCCTTACCGTGGTTCGTGGTTAGACTTTGAATTTGACCCTAAAGATAATCTTTTTGTACGTATAGATAGACGTCGTAAATTACCAGCGACGATTATGTTACGCGCATTAGAAATGCCAACCGAAGAAATTCTAGGTTTGTTCTTTGAAACGAACCAAGTTAGAGTTCAAGGTGAAAAGTTCTTATCAGATGTTGTCCCAGATCGCCTTCGTGGTGAAACTGCACAATTCGACATTTTAGACGCTGATGGCAAAGTTCTAGTTGAAACTGGTCGTCGTATTTCTGCACGTCATACTCGTGCATTAGAAAAAGCGAAAATTACTGAATTAGAAGTACCAGCAGAATATTTGGTTGGTCGTGTATTTGCTCGCGATTATATCAATGAAGAAACCGGTGAAGTAACAGTTTCAGCCAATGACGAACTAACCCTAGAAAATCTAGCTGAGTTGGTTGCATCAGGTGTCACTGCGTTTGATACTCTTTATATCAACGAACTTGATCATGGTGCTTATATTTCAGACACCTTACGTATCGATAACTCAACGAATAAACTAGAAGCATTAGTTGAGATTTATCGCATGATGCGTCCTGGTGAGCCACCTACTAAGGATGCAGCTGAGACATTGTTTACTAATCTATTCTTCTCTGAAGATAGATATGACTTGTCTTCTGTTGGCCGAATGAAATTCAACCGTCGTATAGGGCGTGAAGAATCTACCGGTGCTGGTACCTTAAATAAAGAAGATATCGTTGCAGTAATGAAGCAACTGATCACTATACGTGACGGTAAAGACGAAGTTGATGATATCGATCACTTAGGTAACAGACGTATTCGTTCTGTAGGTGAAATGGCTGAAAACCAATTCCGAGTTGGTTTAGTTCGTGTTGAACGTGCAGTTAAAGAACGTTTAAGTTTAGGTGACCTTGATGCAGTAATGCCACAAGACCTAATCAACGCTAAGCCTATTTCTGCAGCTGTAAAAGAGTTCTTTGGTTCAAGCCAATTATCTCAATTTATGGATCAGAATAACCCGTTATCAGAAGTCACACACAAACGTCGTATATCTGCATTAGGTCCGGGTGGTTTGACTCGTGAACGTGCAGGTTTTGAAGTACGAGATGTACACGCCACTCACTATGGTCGTCTATGTCCTATCGAAACACCAGAGGGACCAAACATTGGTTTGATTAACTCTCTGTCAAGTTTTGCTCGTACCAACGATTTTGGCTTCTTAGAAACCCCATATCGTAAAATTGTTGACGGTCTGATCACTGACGAAATCGACTACTTGTCGGCTATCGAAGAAGGTCAATACGCAATTGCTCAGGCAAATGTTGTATTAGACGACGACGGTAGATTAGCAGATGATCTTATTCCATGTCGTTTCCGCGGTGAAACTACACTAATGTCAGTAGCTGACATTAAGTACATGGATGTATCTCCTCAACAAATCGTATCTGTAGCTGCCAGTATTATCCCGTTCCTAGAACACGATGATGCTAACCGTGCACTGATGGGTGCAAACATGCAACGTCAAGCAGTGCCCACTCTAATTGCTGAGAAGCCTTTAGTTGGTACTGGTATGGAAAAAACGGTTGCTGTAGATTCGGGTGTAACTGTTGTTGCCAAACGTGGTGGAACAGTTGATTACGTTGACGCAAGTCGAATTGTAATCAAGGTAAATGAAAATGAAATGGCCGCTGGTGAAGCGGGTATTGATATTTATAACCTAACCAAATATACACGTTCAAACCAAAATACTTGTATTAACCAAAAACCAACTTGTAATGTTGGTGAGCCAATTGTGGCTGGTGATGTATTAGCTGATGGTCCTTCTACTGACTTAGGTGAGTTAGCTTTAGGTCAGAACATGCGCATCGCATTTATGCCTTGGAATGGTTATAACTTCGAAGATTCAATCTTAATTTCTGAGCGTGTAGCGATGGAAGACAGATTTACTTCTATCCACATTCAAGAACTAAGCTGTATCGCTCGTGATACTAAGCTAGGTCCAGAAGAAATTAGTGCTGATATCCCTAATGTTGGTGAATCTGCTCTAGGTAAACTGGATGAGTCTGGTGTGGTATATATTGGTGCTGAAGTTAAAGGCGGCGATATATTAGTAGGTAAAGTAACACCTAAAGGTGAAACTCAACTTACTCCAGAAGAGAAACTTTTAAGAGCTATCTTTGGCGAAAAAGCATCCGATGTTAAAGATACTTCATTACGTGTACCTAACAGTGTACGTGGTACGGTTATTGACGTTCAGGTCTTCACTCGTGATGGCGTTGAAAAAGATAAGCGTGCTCGCGAAATCGAAGATATGCAATTACGTGAAGTTAAAAAGGATTTGTCTGACGAATTTAATATTTTAGCTGACGGTATCTTTGCTCGTGCAACCAATTTGTTACTAAAAGCCGGTGTTGAACAAACTAAGCTTGATAACTTACCTCGAGATAAATGGTTTGATCTAACTCTTGACGACGAAGACTTACAATTAGAACTAGACCAAATTGCTGAGCAGCATGGTGAAATCAAATCTGATTTTGATACTAAGTTCGAAATTAAGCGTCGTAAGATCACTCAAGGTGATGATTTGGCACCGGGTGTACTTAAGATTGTTAAGGTTTATCTAGCGGTTAAGCGTCATATTCAACCAGGTGATAAAATGGCTGGTCGTCATGGTAACAAAGGTGTTATCTCGACTATTCAACCTGTAGAAGATATGCCTTACGATGAAAACGGCACGCCTGTTGATATCGTTTTGAACCCACTTGGTGTACCTTCGCGTATGAACATCGGTCAGGTTCTAGAAACCCACTTAGGTATGGCTGCAAGCGGTATCGGTGTGAAGATCGACCGTATGTTGAAAGAACACGAAGAGATGGCTAAGTTACGTAGCTTCTTAAAAGAAGTATACAGTGCTGGTAAGTCTCACCAAAACGTAGATATTGATAACTTTACAGATGACGAAGTTAACCGTTTAGCAGACAACTTACGTAAGGGTGTGCCTATGGCTACACCAGTCTTCGACGGTGCAACTGAAGCTGAAATTAAGCATATGTTAACTTTGGCAGATATACCTGAAAGCGGACAGATCACTTTGTTCGACGGACGTACAGGTCGCGCATTTGAGCGTCCAGTTACTGTAGGTTATATGTACATGCTGAAACTTAACCACTTGGTTGATGACAAAATGCATGCACGTTCTACTGGTTCTTACAGCCTAGTTACTCAACAGCCGTTGGGTGGTAAAGCTCAGTTCGGTGGTCAGCGTTTCGGAGAGATGGAAGTATGGGCACTAGAAGCTTATGGTGCTGCTTATACCTTGCAAGAAATGTTAACCGTTAAGTCCGATGACGTGAATGGCCGTACCAAAATGTATAAAAACATTGTGGATGGCGATCATCGTATGGAACCTGGTATGCCTGAATCATTCAACGTATTGTTGAAAGAGATTCGCTCACTAGGTATCAATATCGAACTGGAAGAGCAATAA
- the rplL gene encoding 50S ribosomal protein L7/L12, translating to MALTKEDILNAIAEMPVMELVELIEAAEEKFNVSAAAAVAVAGPAVAAEAAAEQTEFDVVMTSFGANKVAVIKAVRGATGLGLKEAKEVVESAPKAIKEGVSKEEAEELKKTLVEAGAEVELK from the coding sequence ATGGCTCTAACTAAAGAAGATATTTTAAACGCAATTGCTGAAATGCCAGTAATGGAACTAGTTGAACTAATCGAAGCAGCTGAAGAGAAATTTAACGTTTCTGCTGCTGCAGCGGTTGCTGTTGCTGGTCCTGCTGTAGCTGCTGAAGCTGCTGCAGAACAAACTGAATTTGATGTTGTTATGACATCTTTCGGTGCGAACAAAGTTGCAGTAATCAAAGCGGTACGTGGCGCAACTGGCCTAGGTCTTAAAGAAGCTAAAGAAGTAGTTGAATCTGCTCCTAAAGCTATCAAAGAAGGCGTATCTAAAGAAGAAGCTGAAGAACTTAAGAAGACGCTTGTAGAAGCTGGCGCTGAAGTTGAGCTTAAATAA
- the ftsB gene encoding cell division protein FtsB: protein MKWVTAILICLFSMLQYRLWFGKNSVPDFMLKKEQVAIQVTQNSNLKQRNSLLKADIQDLKMGLDAAEEKARNGLGLIKQGETFYRILPSEQ from the coding sequence ATGAAATGGGTTACAGCTATTTTAATTTGTCTATTCAGTATGTTGCAATATCGATTATGGTTTGGCAAAAATAGTGTGCCAGATTTTATGTTGAAAAAAGAACAAGTGGCCATTCAAGTTACACAAAACTCAAATCTTAAACAACGTAACAGTTTATTAAAAGCGGATATTCAAGATCTTAAAATGGGTCTGGATGCTGCTGAAGAAAAAGCTCGTAATGGTTTAGGTTTAATTAAACAAGGCGAGACGTTTTACCGTATTTTGCCGTCTGAACAATAA
- the ispD gene encoding 2-C-methyl-D-erythritol 4-phosphate cytidylyltransferase: MSFIPQYSIIIPAAGIGKRMQSVVPKQYLLLAGKTIIEQTISGLLAHPQIKRVVIVLSAKDETFHTLPVANDPRVETTIGGKERSDSVLAGLHYLSNSHEKWVLVHDAARPCLLHKDLTRLLRLAEKSDLGGILATPVRDTMKRANANNLVAHTEPRENLWHALTPQFFMLEQLRNALIKAAENNIVITDEASAIEYVQQGVHIVEGCASNIKVTKPEDLLLAEFYLTQRTLSHKDKK; the protein is encoded by the coding sequence ATGTCATTTATTCCACAATATTCAATCATCATACCTGCAGCCGGTATCGGCAAACGTATGCAATCTGTGGTGCCGAAGCAATATTTACTACTTGCTGGAAAAACCATAATCGAACAAACCATTTCAGGTTTATTGGCTCATCCACAAATAAAACGTGTGGTTATCGTATTAAGCGCCAAAGATGAAACGTTCCACACATTGCCTGTGGCGAATGATCCCCGAGTTGAAACTACTATAGGGGGAAAAGAACGTTCAGACTCTGTGTTAGCTGGTTTACATTATTTATCTAACAGCCATGAAAAGTGGGTATTGGTGCATGATGCTGCTCGCCCTTGTTTACTACACAAAGATTTAACTCGTTTACTCAGGCTTGCAGAAAAAAGCGATCTAGGTGGAATTTTAGCTACGCCAGTGCGAGATACCATGAAACGAGCCAATGCAAATAATTTAGTTGCTCATACTGAACCTAGAGAAAACCTGTGGCATGCACTCACTCCTCAGTTTTTTATGTTGGAACAATTGAGAAACGCGTTAATTAAAGCGGCAGAAAATAACATTGTTATTACTGACGAGGCTTCGGCGATCGAGTATGTACAGCAAGGTGTGCACATAGTCGAGGGGTGTGCTTCCAATATAAAAGTCACTAAACCTGAAGATTTATTGTTAGCTGAATTTTATTTAACTCAAAGAACCCTTAGTCACAAGGACAAAAAATGA
- the rplJ gene encoding 50S ribosomal protein L10 has protein sequence MALGLAAKKEIVAEINDVASQALSVAVAEYRGMEVAELTDLRVKAREQGVYLRVVRNTLAKRALADSKFADLDSALTGPLIYGFSIEAPGGAARLFKDFSKTNDKLNVTALSIGSGLLGPDKLDAVASLPTRDEALARLLATFKAPAEKFVRTINEVPGKFVRVLAAIKDEK, from the coding sequence GTGGCATTAGGCTTAGCAGCAAAAAAAGAGATCGTAGCGGAAATAAACGACGTTGCATCTCAAGCTCTATCTGTTGCCGTTGCTGAATACCGTGGCATGGAAGTGGCAGAATTAACTGACCTTCGTGTTAAAGCACGTGAACAAGGTGTTTACTTACGAGTAGTTCGTAACACTCTTGCAAAACGCGCTTTAGCTGATAGTAAGTTTGCTGACCTTGACAGTGCGTTAACTGGTCCGTTGATTTACGGTTTTTCTATAGAAGCACCTGGCGGTGCTGCGCGTCTTTTCAAAGACTTTAGCAAAACTAACGACAAGTTAAACGTTACTGCACTTTCTATTGGTAGTGGTTTATTGGGTCCAGACAAACTGGATGCAGTAGCTTCACTTCCTACCCGCGACGAAGCGTTGGCAAGATTACTTGCTACCTTCAAAGCACCTGCCGAGAAATTCGTTCGTACTATCAACGAAGTTCCAGGCAAGTTTGTGCGTGTATTGGCGGCGATCAAAGACGAAAAATAA
- the rplA gene encoding 50S ribosomal protein L1, with amino-acid sequence MAKLSKRARLVLEKVDATKEYEFNEAVALLKELATAKFAESVDVAVNLGIDARKSDQNVRGATVLPNGTGKDVRVAVFTQGANAEAAKEAGADIVGMEDLADLVKKGEMNFDVVVASPDAMRVVGQLGQILGPRGLMPNPKTGTVTPDVATAVKNAKAGQVRYRNDKNGIIHASIGKIAFEANQIQENLAALLEALNKAKPSSAKGTFIQKISLSTTMGAGVSLDQSSL; translated from the coding sequence ATGGCTAAATTATCAAAACGCGCACGCTTAGTACTTGAAAAGGTTGATGCGACTAAAGAATACGAATTTAATGAAGCTGTCGCTTTATTAAAAGAATTAGCTACTGCTAAATTTGCAGAAAGTGTTGATGTTGCCGTTAATCTAGGCATCGATGCTCGTAAATCTGATCAAAACGTTCGTGGCGCAACTGTATTACCAAACGGTACTGGTAAAGATGTTCGTGTTGCCGTGTTTACTCAAGGTGCAAATGCAGAAGCAGCTAAAGAAGCTGGTGCTGACATAGTAGGTATGGAAGACTTAGCTGACTTAGTTAAGAAAGGCGAAATGAACTTTGACGTTGTTGTAGCATCTCCTGATGCAATGCGTGTTGTAGGTCAATTAGGTCAAATATTAGGTCCACGTGGACTTATGCCTAACCCTAAAACAGGTACAGTTACACCAGACGTAGCAACAGCGGTTAAAAACGCGAAAGCTGGTCAAGTTCGTTATCGTAACGACAAAAACGGTATTATCCATGCTAGCATCGGTAAAATCGCTTTTGAAGCAAACCAAATTCAAGAAAACTTAGCAGCATTGCTAGAAGCGCTTAACAAAGCTAAGCCTTCTTCAGCTAAAGGCACTTTCATACAGAAAATCAGCCTTAGCACAACAATGGGTGCAGGTGTTTCTTTAGATCAATCTAGTTTATAG
- the ispF gene encoding 2-C-methyl-D-erythritol 2,4-cyclodiphosphate synthase, producing the protein MTIRIGHGYDVHKFGGTGPIYIAGTQIEHEQGLIAHSDGDVALHALCDAMLGALALGDIGKHFPDTDPNLSGVDSRVLLRHVYQLVTQRHYQLGNLDLTIVAQTPKMAPHIESMRKIIASDLDANIDQINVKATTTEKLGFAGRKEGIATYAVVLLTKSES; encoded by the coding sequence ATGACAATTCGTATTGGTCATGGTTATGACGTACATAAATTTGGCGGAACTGGTCCTATTTATATTGCTGGTACTCAAATAGAGCATGAACAAGGATTAATAGCACACTCAGACGGTGACGTGGCTTTACATGCGCTATGCGATGCAATGTTAGGCGCATTAGCTTTAGGAGATATAGGTAAACATTTTCCAGATACTGATCCTAATTTATCTGGTGTGGACAGTAGAGTATTGCTGAGACATGTATATCAATTAGTCACTCAACGGCATTACCAATTAGGCAATTTAGATCTGACTATTGTGGCTCAAACGCCTAAAATGGCACCTCATATTGAATCTATGCGTAAAATTATCGCCAGTGATTTAGATGCAAACATTGACCAAATCAATGTAAAAGCGACAACCACTGAAAAGCTTGGCTTTGCAGGTCGTAAAGAAGGCATAGCTACATATGCTGTGGTGCTTTTAACTAAGAGCGAAAGTTAA
- the rplK gene encoding 50S ribosomal protein L11 gives MAKKVTGLIKLQVAAGAANPSPPVGPALGQHGVNIMEFCKAFNAKTESLEKGAPVPVEITVYEDRSFTFITKTPPAAFLLLKAAGVKSGSGRPNTEKVGKVTRAQLEEIAKTKEPDLTAATLDAAVNTIAGSARSMGLVVEG, from the coding sequence ATGGCGAAGAAAGTCACAGGCTTAATTAAGCTACAGGTTGCCGCAGGTGCTGCGAATCCTAGTCCTCCAGTTGGTCCTGCATTAGGTCAGCATGGTGTTAATATCATGGAATTCTGTAAAGCGTTTAACGCAAAAACAGAAAGCCTAGAAAAAGGCGCTCCAGTACCAGTAGAAATTACTGTTTACGAAGATCGTTCTTTCACATTCATAACCAAAACTCCTCCTGCTGCATTCTTACTTCTGAAAGCTGCTGGTGTAAAAAGTGGTTCTGGCCGTCCTAACACTGAAAAAGTGGGTAAGGTAACGCGCGCGCAATTAGAAGAAATTGCAAAAACTAAAGAACCAGATTTAACTGCAGCGACTTTAGACGCAGCAGTAAACACCATTGCTGGCTCTGCCCGCAGCATGGGCTTAGTGGTAGAGGGATAA
- the secE gene encoding preprotein translocase subunit SecE — protein MSENIENSSNPFDLVKWLVTLGLLAGIVAANHFLPELSVLYIALIAVVAVGLAGYIASTTVKGSAFITFAKDSRTEVRKVVWPTRQETTTTTMIVLAATVIMSLILWGLDGIIVEVVKFITGLGI, from the coding sequence ATGAGCGAGAATATAGAAAACAGTTCCAATCCATTCGACTTAGTCAAATGGTTGGTTACATTGGGCTTGTTAGCTGGAATTGTTGCCGCTAACCATTTTTTACCAGAACTATCAGTTCTGTATATCGCCCTTATTGCTGTAGTTGCTGTGGGATTAGCTGGTTATATAGCTTCTACTACAGTTAAAGGTAGTGCCTTTATCACCTTCGCTAAAGACTCTCGTACTGAAGTACGTAAAGTAGTATGGCCTACTCGTCAAGAAACAACTACCACCACAATGATTGTATTAGCAGCAACTGTCATTATGTCTCTTATCCTTTGGGGATTAGATGGAATTATTGTAGAAGTTGTTAAATTTATAACTGGATTAGGAATTTAA
- the gnd gene encoding decarboxylating NADP(+)-dependent phosphogluconate dehydrogenase, with protein sequence MKTLSDIGLIGLAVMGENLILNMASKGYTVTAYNRSTDKVENFINGRAKGETIRGAYSVEELVQSLATPRKIMIMVKSGAPVDATIEQLLPLLDKGDIIIDGGNTHFPDTIRREKYCAEKGINFVGAGVSGGEEGALKGPSIMPGGSLEAWQAVKPIFQDISAKVEDGSPCCDYVGENGAGHFVKMVHNGIEYGDMQLLCEAYQIMKEVLGMSADEMHEVFKEWNTTELDSYLVEITRDILAYKDEDGGPLVEKILDTAGQKGTGKWTGVVALDLGVPLTLIAESVFARCISALKDERVQASKVISGPAKEFNGDRAAFIEDLRQAVLAAKIVSYAQGYTLMREAAKEFNWNLNYGGIALMWRGGCIIRSAFLGKIKEAYDKNPELNNLLLDDYFRETVVAAQEGWRRVAVNAITTGVPAPCLTAALNYFDGYRTERLPANLLQAQRDYFGAHTYERTDKPRGEFFHTNWTGRGGNTSSSTYNA encoded by the coding sequence ATGAAAACTCTATCTGATATTGGGCTGATTGGCCTAGCTGTTATGGGCGAAAACCTAATTTTAAACATGGCCAGTAAAGGGTATACCGTCACGGCGTATAATCGTTCAACCGATAAAGTAGAAAACTTTATTAATGGCCGCGCAAAAGGCGAAACTATTCGTGGTGCGTATTCAGTTGAAGAGTTGGTGCAGTCTCTCGCCACTCCTAGAAAAATAATGATCATGGTGAAATCTGGTGCGCCAGTTGATGCAACAATTGAGCAACTTTTACCTTTATTAGATAAAGGCGATATCATCATTGATGGTGGTAATACACATTTCCCAGACACAATCCGTCGTGAAAAATACTGTGCAGAAAAAGGTATTAACTTTGTTGGTGCAGGTGTTTCAGGTGGAGAAGAAGGCGCATTAAAAGGCCCATCAATCATGCCTGGTGGATCACTTGAAGCATGGCAAGCAGTTAAGCCTATCTTTCAAGATATTTCAGCCAAAGTAGAAGACGGTTCACCTTGTTGCGATTATGTTGGCGAAAATGGCGCAGGTCATTTTGTTAAGATGGTACATAACGGTATCGAATATGGCGATATGCAACTATTGTGTGAAGCATACCAAATAATGAAAGAAGTATTAGGTATGTCTGCAGATGAAATGCATGAAGTATTTAAAGAGTGGAACACTACTGAACTAGATAGCTATTTAGTTGAAATCACTCGTGACATCTTAGCTTATAAAGATGAAGATGGTGGTCCATTAGTAGAAAAAATCCTAGATACCGCTGGCCAAAAAGGCACAGGCAAATGGACTGGTGTTGTTGCTCTTGATTTAGGTGTTCCACTTACTTTAATTGCAGAATCAGTATTTGCTCGTTGTATTTCAGCACTTAAAGATGAGCGTGTTCAAGCGTCTAAAGTTATCTCTGGGCCAGCTAAAGAATTTAACGGTGATAGAGCTGCGTTTATCGAAGATTTACGCCAAGCCGTTCTAGCCGCTAAAATTGTTTCTTACGCACAGGGTTACACTCTAATGCGTGAAGCAGCAAAAGAATTCAACTGGAATCTAAACTATGGTGGCATCGCCCTAATGTGGCGTGGGGGTTGTATCATCCGTTCAGCTTTCTTAGGCAAAATCAAAGAAGCGTACGACAAAAATCCAGAATTAAACAACTTATTGTTAGATGACTACTTTAGAGAAACAGTAGTCGCTGCACAAGAAGGCTGGAGACGTGTCGCGGTTAACGCCATCACAACTGGTGTTCCTGCTCCTTGTTTGACAGCTGCATTGAATTATTTTGATGGATACCGCACGGAGCGTTTACCAGCTAATTTATTACAAGCTCAACGTGATTACTTTGGTGCGCATACATATGAGCGTACAGATAAGCCAAGAGGCGAGTTCTTCCACACTAACTGGACAGGACGAGGTGGTAACACTTCATCGTCAACTTATAACGCTTAG
- the nusG gene encoding transcription termination/antitermination protein NusG: MSDKKWYVVQAFSGYEGRVQKTLLEHIRMNEMEDFFGEILVPTEEVVEMRAGQQRKSERKFFPGYVLVQMDMNEDSWHLVKSVPRVLGFIGGTSDRPAPITTKEANAILNRLEEGVDKPKPKTLFEPGEVVRVTDGPFADFNGVVEEVDYEKSRLKVSVLIFGRSTPVELEFGQVEKG, encoded by the coding sequence ATGTCTGATAAAAAATGGTACGTAGTTCAAGCATTTTCTGGTTATGAAGGCCGTGTGCAAAAAACATTGCTTGAACATATTAGAATGAATGAAATGGAAGATTTCTTCGGTGAAATTTTAGTACCCACTGAAGAAGTTGTTGAAATGCGTGCCGGTCAACAAAGAAAAAGTGAGCGCAAATTTTTCCCAGGTTATGTTTTAGTACAAATGGACATGAATGAAGACTCATGGCATTTAGTCAAAAGTGTACCCCGTGTATTAGGTTTTATTGGTGGCACATCTGATCGCCCTGCACCTATTACCACTAAAGAAGCAAATGCTATCTTGAATCGTCTTGAAGAAGGCGTGGACAAACCAAAACCGAAAACATTGTTCGAACCAGGCGAAGTGGTACGTGTTACCGATGGTCCTTTTGCCGATTTCAATGGTGTAGTTGAAGAAGTCGATTATGAAAAAAGCCGCTTAAAAGTATCTGTGCTTATTTTTGGTCGTTCTACCCCAGTTGAACTTGAATTTGGTCAGGTAGAAAAAGGCTAA